Proteins from a genomic interval of Lolium perenne isolate Kyuss_39 chromosome 1, Kyuss_2.0, whole genome shotgun sequence:
- the LOC127336981 gene encoding protein FAR1-RELATED SEQUENCE 5-like has translation MSGLDLNATPTEDVEMDDVEPLFCTQVVPEPVVGESQDPDLDVHEAVVGNSDRYSGRGHEHNGEQATSVGNQNFPTTTFPTDTTTNPDFAEGGSDGEAIGITEEILSSPQEPFIGMRFDTLADARAHYHAYAAKLGFSIKNNTSKKKAHTNELEKQQFVCNKYRAPKTEEQIEQEKMAFTEDVSPVQLDDDNDEEQEAGPSKRKKTASKFGVKRKRETIKQTKCRARMFVKLINNKWEVTFFIAEHNHPMIVKPSLIKYLRSHRGIPRDEKEFLRCLHNCNLDTGRMMEVMSEFYGEDCIVPYGPRTISNLRSSFRSENKELDISDTLEYFKELQQKDPEFFYEFSFDSENRVEHIFWVDSLARRAYAEAYHDCILFDTTFCTNIFSMPFAPFIGINRHEQSFMLGCGFLRDEKEDNFEWLFRVFLKAMKGKQPTNIITDQDWAMRNAISAIFPLCCHRNCRWHIMKKANEKLGSFLGRHPGLAEDFNECVDESMTVEEFEANWAELIQKWELSQNETFNWLKSNAHTWVPCYFRDRFFPFLQSTQRSEGSNTVLKRCINPKKFNQALCEAV, from the exons ATGTCAGGCTTGGATCTTAATGCTACACCTACAGAAGATGTTGAAATGGACGATGTGGAACCGCTTTTTTGCACTCAAGTTGTCCCAGAACCAGTTGTAGGCGAATCCCAGGACCCAGATCTTGATGTCCATGAAGCTGTGGTTGGTAATTCTGACAGATATAGTGGCAGGGGACATGAACACAACGGAGAGCAAGCAACATCTGTTGGAAACCAAAACTTCCCTACAACAACTTTTCCTACAGATACCACCACCAACCCTGATTTTGCTGAAGGTGGAAGTGATGGAGAAGCAATTGGAATCACTGAAGAAATTTTGTCCAGTCCTCAGGAACCTTTTATTGGTATGCGATTTGATACCCTAGCTGATGCAAGAGCTCACTACCATGCTTATGCTGCAAAATTGGGATTCTCTATCAAGAATAATACATCAAAAAAGAAAGCACATacaaatgagcttgagaagcagcaGTTCGTGTGCAACAAGTATCGCGCACCAAAAACTGAGGAACAAATAGAGCAAGAAAAGATGGCATTTACTGAAGATGTTAGCCCTGTTCAGCTTGACGATGATAATGATGAGGAACAGGAAGCTGGAccatcaaaaaggaagaaaactgCCAGCAAGTTTGGGGTTAAGCGAAAGAGAGAAACCATCAAGCAGACAAAGTGTCGAGCTAGGATGTTTGTGAAATTGATTAACAACAAGTGGGAGGTCACTTTTTTTATTGCAGAGCATAACCATCCAATGATTGTGAAACCATCTTTGATAAAATACTTGAGATCTCACAGAGGAATTCCAAGAGATGAGAAAGAATTTCTAAGATGCCTTCACAACTGCAACTTGGACACAG GACGCATGATGGAGGTGATGTCTGAATTTTATGGTGAAGATTGCATTGTACCCTATGGCCCGAGAACAATATCAAACTTGAGGTCATCATTCAGAAGCGAGAACAAAGAGCTTGACATAAGTGACACACTTGAGTATTTCAAAGAGTTGCAGCAAAAAGACCCAGAATTCTTCTACGAATTCTCCTTTGATTCAGAAAACAGAGTTGAACACATTTTTTGGGTTGACAGTTTGGCAAGAAGAGCATATGCAGAAGCATACCATGATTGCATCTTGTTCGACACTACTTTCTGTACAAATATATTTAGCATGCCGTTTGCACCATTCATTGGTATAAATAGACATGAGCAGTCATTTATGTTGGGTTGTGGTTTCCTAAGAGATGAAAAAGAAGACAATTTTGAATGGTTGTTCCGCGTCTTTTTGAAAGCAATGAAAGGGAAGCAACCAACCAACATAATTACAGACCAAGATTGGGCTATGAGGAATGCAATATCTGCTATTTTTCCATTATGTTGCCATCGAAACTGCAGATGGCACATAATGAAGAAAGCTAATGAGAAACTTGGATCATTCCTAGGACGACATCCAGGCCTGGCTGAAGATTTCAATGAATGTGTTGACGAGAGTATGACTGTAGAAGAATTTGAAGCAAACTGGGCAGAACTGATTCAGAAATGGGAATTGTCGCAGAACGAAACATTCAATTGGTTGAAGAGTAATGCTCATACATGGGTTCCATGTTACTTCAGGGATCGCTTCTTCCCCTTCTTGCAGTCAACTCAAAGAAGTGAGGGATCCAACACTGTTTTAAAGCGGTGCATTAATCCAAAAAAATTCAATCAAGCACTTTGTGAGGCAGTATGA